One Desulfurispora thermophila DSM 16022 DNA segment encodes these proteins:
- the mutT gene encoding 8-oxo-dGTP diphosphatase MutT produces the protein MVKVAAAILVKDGRVLIAKRGADDKLAHKWEFPGGKIEPGETPEECLIREMREEFQVEIGVDGFFGESIYHYEHLTVHLLAYLARLEKGEPEPTGHAEFRWVTVDELAGYDFAPADVPLVEKLRN, from the coding sequence ATGGTTAAAGTCGCTGCCGCCATTCTGGTCAAAGACGGCCGGGTTTTGATTGCCAAACGGGGGGCGGATGACAAACTGGCCCACAAGTGGGAGTTTCCGGGCGGTAAAATTGAGCCGGGGGAAACGCCGGAAGAATGCTTGATCAGGGAAATGCGGGAGGAATTTCAGGTGGAGATAGGGGTGGACGGCTTTTTCGGGGAGAGCATCTACCATTATGAGCATTTGACAGTTCACCTGCTGGCTTACCTGGCCCGTCTGGAAAAAGGTGAGCCGGAGCCGACAGGTCATGCGGAGTTTCGCTGGGTAACGGTAGATGAACTGGCCGGGTATGATTTTGCCCCTGCTGATGTGCCGCTGGTGGAAAAGTTAAGGAATTAG
- a CDS encoding NAD(P)H-dependent flavin oxidoreductase, giving the protein MIKSRLCDLVGIKYPIIQAGMGPFGTNKLCIAAANAGVLGLLSSSGITTKDSQPEIYKYFCHSGGADPDADPETILRTIFQQTLEQTREAQGIFGINVMVSAEMKQSAALIIKTVIKAREENPEMKKRFKVLVTSAGDPLPWSDTIKKTDLIWMHVMPSVKAALRCKKAGVDVIVASGHEGGFHTSWEPVHSMVLLPAVVEAVSDEKTLVVGAGGFCDGKTLAAALVLGADGVQMGTRFLATRESDFHQIWKEGIVEAGDRATLIARGFVGPARWLKTPRSQEHARNTLQKSPGVFLGVPDDYTTIDMSLINFETESINAVYRGDREKALLAAGEVAQRINDLPGVEELVQRIVREAEDTLRGVTTKYLD; this is encoded by the coding sequence ATGATCAAATCAAGACTCTGCGACCTGGTGGGAATCAAATACCCAATCATACAGGCGGGAATGGGGCCTTTCGGGACCAATAAACTGTGCATCGCAGCCGCGAACGCTGGTGTACTGGGCCTGCTCAGTTCGAGCGGCATCACCACTAAAGACAGCCAGCCGGAAATTTACAAATACTTCTGCCACAGCGGCGGCGCCGATCCCGATGCCGACCCGGAAACCATTTTAAGAACAATTTTTCAGCAGACGCTGGAACAAACCAGGGAAGCACAGGGCATATTCGGCATCAACGTGATGGTTTCGGCCGAAATGAAACAATCAGCTGCGTTGATTATCAAAACCGTAATCAAAGCCCGGGAAGAAAACCCGGAAATGAAAAAGCGATTTAAAGTGCTGGTTACTTCCGCCGGAGATCCCCTGCCCTGGTCTGATACAATAAAAAAGACCGACCTGATCTGGATGCATGTCATGCCGTCCGTCAAAGCCGCACTGCGCTGCAAAAAAGCCGGTGTCGATGTAATTGTGGCCTCCGGCCACGAAGGCGGCTTCCACACCTCCTGGGAACCGGTCCACTCCATGGTTCTGCTGCCCGCCGTGGTGGAGGCGGTTTCCGATGAGAAAACACTGGTAGTGGGAGCAGGAGGCTTTTGCGATGGCAAAACACTGGCCGCCGCGCTGGTTCTGGGTGCTGACGGTGTCCAGATGGGAACCAGGTTCCTGGCCACCAGAGAAAGTGATTTTCACCAGATTTGGAAAGAGGGCATTGTTGAAGCCGGAGACAGGGCAACCCTGATCGCCCGCGGTTTTGTCGGCCCGGCCCGCTGGTTAAAGACCCCCAGGAGCCAGGAGCACGCCAGGAATACCCTGCAGAAGTCCCCCGGCGTTTTCCTGGGCGTCCCCGATGACTACACCACCATTGATATGTCTCTGATAAACTTCGAGACTGAATCCATCAACGCCGTGTACAGAGGTGACAGGGAAAAAGCACTGCTGGCTGCGGGTGAAGTGGCACAGCGAATCAACGACTTACCCGGAGTAGAAGAACTGGTGCAGAGAATTGTCCGGGAAGCCGAAGATACTTTAAGGGGCGTTACAACGAAATACCTGGACTGA
- a CDS encoding PhzF family phenazine biosynthesis protein, with translation MKLYQVDAFTGDLFKGNPAGVCILDRQLSEEIMQNIAMEMNLSETAFLLKQGDVYRLRWFTPEKEVDLCGHATLASAHVLWEEGYLEREQEAIFDTKSGILKAFTNGEYITLDFPLEVAEPVEPPEDLIKAINVPFLFVGKNRMDYIIEVADEEVVKMLKPDFELLEQVEARGVIVTSASSNPDYDFVSRFFAPGVGIKEDPVTGSAHCCLGPYWSKKLKKNRLIAFQASKRGGILKLNILGERIHIGGKAVTFFRTEIKI, from the coding sequence ATGAAGCTATATCAAGTCGATGCATTTACCGGCGATCTTTTTAAAGGTAATCCTGCGGGAGTATGCATTTTGGACCGGCAGTTAAGCGAAGAAATAATGCAGAACATTGCCATGGAAATGAATCTTTCCGAAACAGCTTTTTTGCTGAAACAGGGCGATGTTTACCGCTTGAGATGGTTCACTCCTGAAAAAGAAGTTGACCTTTGTGGGCATGCAACCCTTGCCAGCGCGCATGTTTTGTGGGAGGAAGGCTATCTTGAGCGAGAACAAGAAGCAATATTTGATACAAAAAGTGGCATTCTGAAAGCATTCACAAATGGGGAATACATTACGCTGGACTTTCCGCTGGAAGTGGCTGAACCGGTTGAGCCACCGGAGGATTTAATCAAAGCAATTAACGTGCCTTTCTTGTTTGTGGGTAAAAATAGAATGGACTATATAATAGAGGTGGCAGATGAAGAAGTTGTAAAAATGCTCAAGCCTGATTTTGAATTGTTGGAGCAGGTGGAGGCAAGGGGTGTGATCGTGACAAGTGCGTCTTCAAATCCCGATTATGATTTTGTTTCCAGGTTTTTTGCCCCCGGAGTCGGGATTAAGGAAGATCCAGTGACCGGTTCGGCACACTGCTGTCTGGGACCATATTGGAGTAAAAAACTGAAAAAGAATCGGCTAATAGCCTTTCAAGCCTCAAAAAGAGGAGGAATATTAAAGCTCAATATTTTAGGGGAAAGGATACATATTGGTGGGAAAGCTGTTACATTTTTCAGGACGGAAATAAAGATATAG
- a CDS encoding nucleotidyltransferase domain-containing protein produces the protein MGETGSPFGGFQERPRLLARRPEILFAYLHGSFLHAEYCGDIDSAIYVEDTALQQDHWVYEAQLAMLLTRWPVCP, from the coding sequence TTGGGAGAGACTGGAAGCCCCTTTGGGGGCTTCCAGGAACGACCGCGATTATTGGCCCGCCGGCCTGAAATACTTTTTGCCTACCTGCACGGCTCCTTCCTGCATGCCGAGTACTGCGGCGACATCGACAGTGCCATATATGTTGAAGACACAGCGCTGCAGCAGGACCACTGGGTGTACGAGGCACAGCTGGCCATGCTGCTGACCCGCTGGCCGGTATGCCCGTAG
- a CDS encoding phospholipase D-like domain-containing anti-phage protein, which produces MIYRYSSRRKRLDAAFLNDKLKGALSYDRIAGYFSSSLLEIAGEAIEQMQGCVRVVCNSEMQKEDVVTAGAAVNAMRREWCSKKPEELYSNAAARLKKFYHLIKSGKLLIKVLPNDVFGLIHGKAGVITLQDGSKTSFIGSVNETYAGWKLNYEVLWEDDSAEGVKWVQEEFDYFWHSPYAVPLAEFVIEDIKRISERKVIYSVEEWRKDPEPAAAVVEAPVYRQEFGLWEHQKYFVNLVYNAHKRSCGARYVLADMVGLGKTVQLALAAQLMAFHGDKPILVIAPKTLLWQWQDEINTLLDMPSAVWTGKEWVDENGIKYPASGDAAIKKCPRRVGIVSQGLITANSEQVQHLLNMEYECVIVDEAHRARRKNLGPGKEDEKPVPNNLLNFLLEISKRTKSMLLATATPVQMYPIEAWDLLNILSQGNDSVLGNPFSMWRRYPGRALNLIMQKEVLGRHDRENWEWLRNPFPPTSEGEMTFGRIRRQLGMQDDEFVIKPEVIEQLSGPDLRRIGRIIDDNFIVEHNPFIRHIVRRTRDFLENTINPETGEPYLKKVEVELLGESDDEAIVLPPYLREAYGYAEEFCELLQKRVKGGGFLKALLLKRLGSTIIAGKNTAEKMLSNWGNAADEEDYEEDDVAEDKVLKNQIKNMTDEERACLVKFIRALEANKEKDPKYKLLLKLLLEEKWLERGCIIFTQYYDSAHWVAENLSMDLPHEKIGIYAGGDRSGIIVDGLYEKRSKEEIKRMVRQREIRILVGTDAASEGLNLQTLGCLVNLDLPWNPTRLEQRKGRIQRIGQVYEKVYIYNMRYKDSVEDRVHALLSERFASIYGMFGQIPDVLEDVWIDVALKNIEEAKRKIDAMPKKHPFELRYHVNVGKVDWESCAKVLDSIEKRRHLMVGWR; this is translated from the coding sequence TTGATTTATCGATATTCTTCCCGCAGAAAGAGACTGGATGCGGCTTTTTTAAATGATAAGCTAAAGGGTGCACTGAGCTATGATCGTATAGCTGGTTATTTCAGTTCTTCCCTTCTGGAGATAGCTGGTGAAGCTATTGAGCAAATGCAGGGATGTGTTAGAGTCGTTTGCAATTCGGAAATGCAAAAAGAGGATGTAGTAACTGCTGGTGCTGCGGTCAATGCCATGCGGCGGGAATGGTGTAGCAAAAAACCCGAGGAATTGTACAGCAATGCCGCTGCGAGATTGAAAAAATTCTATCACCTGATAAAGAGTGGGAAACTGTTAATCAAAGTATTGCCCAATGATGTGTTTGGCCTTATTCACGGCAAGGCCGGTGTGATTACTCTGCAAGATGGCAGCAAAACTTCCTTTATTGGCAGTGTGAATGAAACTTATGCTGGATGGAAGCTGAATTACGAGGTACTCTGGGAAGATGATTCAGCGGAGGGGGTAAAATGGGTTCAGGAGGAGTTTGATTACTTCTGGCATAGTCCGTACGCGGTGCCCCTCGCCGAGTTCGTAATTGAAGATATTAAGCGGATTTCGGAAAGAAAGGTCATTTATTCAGTTGAAGAATGGCGCAAAGATCCTGAACCGGCGGCTGCCGTTGTTGAAGCTCCTGTTTATCGTCAGGAGTTCGGCCTTTGGGAGCATCAGAAATATTTTGTCAACCTGGTCTACAATGCTCATAAGAGGTCATGTGGGGCCAGGTATGTGCTGGCTGATATGGTAGGACTGGGCAAGACGGTGCAGCTGGCCCTTGCGGCTCAGTTGATGGCATTTCACGGTGACAAACCCATACTGGTTATTGCACCAAAGACCCTTTTATGGCAGTGGCAGGATGAAATTAATACGCTGTTGGACATGCCTTCGGCCGTTTGGACCGGTAAAGAATGGGTGGATGAAAATGGCATAAAATATCCGGCCAGCGGTGATGCAGCCATAAAAAAATGTCCCCGGCGGGTGGGGATTGTTTCTCAGGGATTAATTACAGCCAACTCTGAGCAGGTACAGCACCTTTTAAATATGGAATACGAATGTGTTATTGTTGATGAAGCCCACAGGGCGAGGAGGAAAAATTTGGGGCCTGGCAAAGAGGACGAAAAGCCGGTTCCCAATAATTTACTAAATTTTCTATTGGAAATTTCCAAACGCACTAAAAGCATGTTGTTGGCTACCGCCACACCTGTGCAAATGTATCCCATTGAGGCCTGGGATTTGTTGAACATCCTTTCCCAGGGCAATGACAGTGTACTCGGCAATCCCTTTAGCATGTGGAGGAGATACCCCGGTAGGGCACTTAATTTGATCATGCAGAAAGAGGTTTTGGGGCGTCATGATAGGGAGAATTGGGAATGGTTGAGGAATCCCTTCCCGCCGACGTCTGAGGGGGAGATGACTTTCGGGCGTATCAGGAGACAACTTGGGATGCAGGATGATGAATTTGTTATTAAACCAGAGGTTATTGAGCAGTTAAGCGGTCCAGATTTACGTAGGATTGGGAGAATAATAGATGATAATTTTATTGTTGAGCATAACCCCTTTATCAGGCATATTGTGCGCAGAACAAGAGATTTTCTTGAGAATACCATAAATCCCGAAACAGGAGAACCCTACCTGAAAAAGGTGGAGGTGGAGTTGCTGGGGGAAAGCGACGACGAGGCGATAGTTTTACCGCCGTACTTGAGAGAAGCTTATGGTTATGCTGAGGAGTTCTGCGAGCTGTTGCAAAAGAGGGTTAAAGGTGGGGGATTTCTAAAAGCCCTGCTCTTAAAAAGGCTGGGCAGTACTATTATTGCCGGTAAGAACACTGCGGAAAAGATGCTGTCCAATTGGGGTAATGCGGCAGATGAGGAGGACTATGAAGAAGATGATGTTGCTGAGGACAAGGTTTTGAAGAACCAAATAAAAAATATGACCGATGAAGAAAGGGCTTGTCTGGTTAAATTTATCAGAGCCCTTGAGGCTAACAAGGAAAAGGATCCCAAGTATAAGTTGTTGCTCAAGCTTTTGTTGGAGGAAAAATGGTTGGAGCGCGGGTGTATTATTTTTACCCAATACTATGATTCTGCCCATTGGGTGGCCGAAAATTTGTCCATGGATTTGCCCCATGAAAAAATTGGTATCTACGCTGGTGGGGACAGGTCGGGCATTATTGTGGATGGTCTCTATGAAAAACGTAGTAAAGAAGAAATAAAAAGAATGGTGAGGCAGCGGGAAATCAGGATTTTGGTTGGTACCGACGCGGCTAGCGAAGGGTTAAATTTGCAGACTTTAGGCTGTTTGGTAAACCTGGACTTGCCCTGGAACCCGACCAGGCTTGAACAACGCAAGGGAAGGATTCAACGCATAGGGCAGGTTTACGAAAAGGTTTATATCTACAACATGAGGTATAAGGATTCGGTTGAAGACAGAGTGCACGCTTTGCTTTCGGAAAGGTTTGCCAGTATATACGGCATGTTTGGACAAATACCTGATGTTCTGGAAGATGTATGGATTGATGTGGCCTTAAAAAATATTGAAGAAGCTAAACGGAAAATTGATGCAATGCCCAAAAAACACCCCTTTGAACTAAGGTATCATGTCAATGTGGGCAAGGTTGACTGGGAAAGTTGTGCAAAAGTGTTGGATAGTATTGAGAAAAGGAGGCATTTGATGGTGGGATGGAGGTAG
- a CDS encoding anti-phage-associated DUF1156 domain-containing protein, whose protein sequence is MMAFDKSFIEDQFPVSKVSKESYKERKAVQSQTLTGLGKWWGRKPLILVRAALLGLLLPASTDPKKDRDIFLKLLTMDAEGLWLRKNKPIPLKEIYKNLSPAEKEKYFQDEGRGKLSYKKGTTRAEKEALQRLVFQRFSYDQKLAYCARPEEVDNLPESAWQEINAHLGTNASSLPELVQELGKRRFGKIPVIGDCFCGGGSVPFEAARLGCAVYASDLNPVAMLLTWAALYINGLSNEEIAKLRDFQEKIFALADKQITAWGIEHNELGQRANSYLYCHETVCPECGWRVPLAPSWIIGKGSGTVALLRENADRGFDIDIKSNVTEHEMRQAENMVTIKEGSLYCPHCQKSTPIPALRKDRKKQDGTVEYGLRRWEAHEFLPRPDDVFQERLYCIRYEKNFMDENGNIQTERYYTAPTPEDLAREERVKQLLTEKFQEWQEKGYVPSSIIEEGDKTSEPIRTRGWTYWHHLFNPRQLLVQGLLMELIDKHAGTKEEKVVGLLGVNKCCDWNSKLCRWGVGEARESIAQTFYNQALNTVYNYGSKALNLLSGSWFIDFQSFNINVARNTITSDARNNERTCDIWLTDPPYADAINYHELSEFFLAWDKKMLLKIFPDWYADSKRALAVKGSGQSFNQSMVEIYKNLAKHMPDNGLQIVMFTHQNVSVWADLTMILWAAGLRVTAAWNIATETDASGLKQGNYVKGTVLLVLRKQTSEETAYLDELYPEIELEVKRQIDSMRDLDDREEPNFSDADYLLAAYAASLKVLTSYKQIEDIDVHYELSKARNHGEQSPVEKIIHEAVKIAYDYLTPGGFDSYIWKMLIPEERFYIKGLELEKNGVCQIGAYQELARGFGVKEYKALLASVRANQARLRTALEFGMRGLGGTDRFSNSLLRNVLAALHQAIKEEDTLKGRNWLKNELPNYWQQRNMIIEILNYISTLEHIDTMSHWQEEAGYARLLAELVKNDGV, encoded by the coding sequence ATGATGGCTTTTGATAAGTCGTTCATAGAGGATCAGTTCCCCGTCTCAAAGGTTTCTAAGGAGAGCTATAAAGAAAGAAAAGCTGTACAAAGTCAAACATTAACCGGTCTCGGAAAATGGTGGGGCAGAAAGCCCCTCATCCTTGTCAGAGCGGCATTACTCGGTTTGCTGTTGCCTGCCAGTACAGATCCAAAGAAAGATCGGGATATTTTTTTAAAGTTACTGACCATGGATGCTGAAGGCCTATGGTTGCGGAAAAATAAACCCATACCTTTGAAAGAGATTTATAAGAATTTGTCCCCGGCCGAGAAGGAAAAGTATTTCCAAGATGAGGGCAGGGGTAAGCTGTCCTATAAAAAGGGTACAACCAGGGCAGAAAAAGAAGCGCTGCAGCGTTTGGTGTTTCAACGCTTTTCGTATGACCAAAAGTTGGCCTACTGCGCACGGCCCGAGGAAGTGGACAACCTTCCCGAATCGGCATGGCAAGAGATTAATGCGCATCTGGGAACAAACGCCTCTAGCCTGCCGGAACTGGTGCAGGAACTGGGGAAAAGAAGATTTGGCAAAATACCCGTTATTGGCGACTGCTTTTGTGGCGGGGGCAGTGTGCCCTTTGAGGCGGCCAGGCTGGGCTGTGCTGTTTATGCCTCCGATCTGAACCCTGTGGCCATGTTATTAACCTGGGCGGCCCTCTATATAAATGGCCTTTCAAACGAGGAAATAGCAAAGCTGAGGGATTTTCAGGAGAAAATATTTGCCCTGGCGGACAAACAGATTACCGCCTGGGGGATTGAGCATAATGAACTGGGGCAAAGGGCAAATTCATACCTGTATTGCCATGAAACCGTTTGTCCCGAATGCGGCTGGCGGGTACCCCTGGCTCCCTCCTGGATTATTGGTAAGGGGTCAGGGACGGTAGCCCTGCTAAGAGAAAATGCCGACAGGGGATTTGATATTGACATCAAGTCCAATGTCACGGAGCATGAAATGCGGCAGGCTGAAAATATGGTGACCATAAAGGAGGGCAGTTTGTATTGTCCCCACTGTCAAAAGTCCACCCCCATTCCGGCCCTGCGCAAGGACAGGAAAAAGCAAGACGGGACGGTGGAATACGGCCTGCGCCGCTGGGAAGCCCATGAATTCCTCCCCCGCCCCGACGATGTCTTCCAGGAAAGGCTTTACTGCATTCGCTATGAGAAAAACTTTATGGATGAAAATGGCAATATACAGACAGAGAGGTATTACACTGCCCCGACTCCGGAGGATCTGGCCAGGGAAGAGAGGGTGAAACAGCTCCTGACAGAGAAATTTCAGGAGTGGCAGGAAAAAGGATATGTACCAAGCAGCATTATTGAAGAGGGTGATAAGACATCTGAGCCCATCAGGACAAGAGGTTGGACCTATTGGCATCATTTGTTTAACCCGAGGCAGCTTTTGGTGCAGGGTTTGCTTATGGAACTAATTGATAAACACGCCGGGACGAAGGAAGAGAAGGTTGTTGGATTATTGGGGGTAAATAAGTGTTGTGATTGGAATTCAAAACTTTGCCGATGGGGTGTGGGTGAGGCAAGGGAATCGATAGCACAGACATTTTATAATCAAGCACTGAATACTGTTTACAACTATGGTAGTAAAGCACTGAATTTGCTATCAGGATCTTGGTTCATTGATTTTCAATCATTTAATATAAATGTTGCTCGAAATACAATCACATCAGATGCAAGGAATAATGAAAGGACATGTGATATCTGGCTTACCGATCCTCCTTATGCGGATGCAATAAACTACCATGAACTGAGTGAGTTCTTTCTGGCTTGGGACAAAAAAATGTTGCTCAAAATTTTCCCCGACTGGTATGCCGACAGCAAAAGAGCCCTGGCGGTAAAGGGTTCGGGGCAGAGCTTTAACCAGAGCATGGTGGAGATATACAAAAACCTGGCCAAGCACATGCCTGACAACGGGCTGCAGATTGTCATGTTTACCCACCAGAATGTGAGTGTGTGGGCCGACTTAACCATGATCCTGTGGGCGGCCGGTTTAAGGGTTACGGCGGCCTGGAATATTGCTACCGAGACCGATGCCAGCGGCTTGAAGCAGGGCAATTATGTAAAAGGAACTGTGCTCCTGGTGCTCCGTAAACAGACTTCGGAAGAGACCGCCTACCTGGATGAGCTATATCCGGAAATTGAACTGGAAGTGAAAAGGCAAATTGACAGCATGCGGGATTTGGACGACCGGGAAGAACCCAATTTCAGCGATGCGGACTATTTACTGGCAGCCTATGCGGCCTCACTGAAAGTATTGACATCTTATAAGCAGATTGAAGACATAGACGTCCATTATGAACTTTCTAAGGCCAGAAACCATGGGGAGCAGTCTCCAGTAGAGAAGATTATCCATGAAGCGGTAAAAATTGCTTACGATTATCTGACGCCCGGGGGTTTTGATTCTTACATATGGAAAATGCTGATACCGGAAGAAAGGTTTTATATTAAAGGTCTTGAGCTGGAAAAGAACGGGGTGTGTCAGATTGGGGCCTATCAGGAACTGGCCCGCGGGTTTGGCGTTAAGGAATACAAAGCCCTGCTTGCCTCTGTTCGCGCTAATCAGGCCAGGCTTAGGACGGCGCTGGAGTTTGGGATGAGGGGATTGGGTGGTACCGACAGATTCAGCAATTCCCTACTGCGTAATGTGCTGGCGGCTCTGCATCAGGCAATTAAGGAGGAAGATACCCTGAAGGGAAGAAACTGGTTGAAAAACGAGTTGCCCAATTACTGGCAACAAAGAAACATGATCATAGAAATATTAAATTACATTTCTACCCTGGAGCATATTGATACCATGTCTCATTGGCAAGAGGAGGCAGGATATGCCAGATTACTTGCCGAGCTGGTCAAGAACGACGGTGTGTAG
- a CDS encoding DUF3780 domain-containing protein has translation MPVAKQVLGFGFIPSESQHHFLVTIPRKVDGIVVIYERFHWQEDVPVQAIDYMLDRPKVELGKHKWKQIENALRDEFNNRLKKEKLPVGKWHTGQVPVQRLLGKEMVLLAWAIEDCDASVIPIAIKNWLGLSPEERWWLFTMTNAATGGLHDRRGWRKAIKYALTENPVEDTHKQMNLFELLIKKQSNR, from the coding sequence ATGCCGGTGGCCAAGCAGGTTTTGGGATTTGGTTTCATCCCATCCGAGTCTCAACACCATTTTTTAGTAACCATTCCTCGTAAAGTGGATGGAATTGTTGTGATCTACGAACGCTTCCACTGGCAGGAGGATGTGCCGGTGCAGGCCATTGATTATATGCTGGACAGGCCCAAAGTGGAGCTGGGCAAACACAAGTGGAAACAGATAGAAAATGCTTTAAGAGACGAATTTAATAATAGACTGAAAAAGGAAAAACTACCGGTGGGTAAGTGGCATACCGGGCAGGTGCCGGTGCAGCGCCTTTTGGGCAAGGAGATGGTGCTTTTGGCCTGGGCCATTGAGGACTGCGACGCTTCGGTCATTCCTATTGCCATAAAAAACTGGTTGGGCTTAAGCCCCGAGGAACGCTGGTGGTTATTTACCATGACCAATGCGGCCACCGGGGGGTTGCATGACCGGCGGGGGTGGCGCAAGGCCATCAAATATGCGCTTACCGAAAATCCGGTGGAAGATACACACAAACAAATGAATTTATTTGAGCTCTTGATTAAAAAGCAAAGCAATAGATAA